The following are encoded in a window of Methanobrevibacter ruminantium M1 genomic DNA:
- a CDS encoding AAA family ATPase, producing MDKKLAVIFIGIQGSGKTSFYKRYFPDFAHVNLDTFKKRSKERKFFNMCIEEGKSFVVDNTNPTKFDRQRYIPTARENGYEIWGYFFNSPLEESMERNNQREGLARIPRVGVLSTYKKLEVPEYDEGFDKLFYVKIKDGQFVVGELEE from the coding sequence ATGGATAAAAAATTAGCAGTTATTTTTATAGGGATTCAAGGAAGCGGAAAAACAAGCTTCTATAAAAGATACTTCCCAGATTTTGCCCATGTCAATCTGGACACATTTAAAAAAAGAAGCAAGGAAAGAAAATTCTTTAACATGTGTATAGAAGAAGGAAAATCATTTGTTGTAGACAATACAAACCCAACTAAATTCGATCGCCAACGTTATATTCCAACTGCCCGTGAAAATGGATATGAGATTTGGGGATACTTCTTCAATTCACCTTTGGAAGAGTCTATGGAAAGAAACAATCAAAGAGAAGGCTTGGCTAGGATTCCAAGAGTGGGAGTCCTATCAACCTATAAAAAATTGGAAGTTCCTGAATATGATGAGGGATTTGATAAACTGTTCTATGTTAAAATAAAAGATGGGCAATTTGTGGTTGGAG
- a CDS encoding LL-diaminopimelate aminotransferase, whose translation MVKINENYLLLQNSYLFVEVNRRAEKYMEENPDKDVIKMGIGDVTKPLTPTVIKAFKDAVDEMADGETFMGYGPEQGYDFLAEAIIKNDFNRWGVDLDLDEVFISDGAKCDTGNIQEIFDLDNVIAVTDPVYPVYVDTNVMAGRSGLIKDDGMYANIVYLPCTEENDFVPALPEEDVDLIYLCFPNNPTGTTLTKDQLAKFVEYAKENDALILFDAAYEVFITEDDVPHTIYEIEGAKEVAIEFRSFSKTAGFTGTRCAYTVVPKEIKIKTSTGDEQSVNALWNRRQTTKFNGVSYPVQKAAEAVYSEEGQKEIMENIEYYLENARIIRESLSDIGLNVYGGVNSPYIWVKTPNDMESWDFFDLLLEDANIVGTPGSGFGPSGEGYLRLTAFNTLENTKEAMNRISKLSF comes from the coding sequence ATGGTTAAAATTAATGAAAATTATCTTTTATTGCAAAACAGTTATCTTTTTGTTGAAGTAAACAGACGTGCAGAGAAATATATGGAAGAAAACCCAGATAAGGATGTCATCAAAATGGGAATTGGGGATGTAACCAAACCTTTAACCCCTACAGTAATTAAGGCATTCAAGGATGCTGTTGATGAAATGGCAGATGGAGAAACATTTATGGGTTATGGTCCAGAGCAAGGATATGACTTTTTAGCTGAAGCAATCATTAAAAACGACTTCAACAGATGGGGAGTCGATTTAGACCTTGATGAGGTCTTCATTTCAGACGGTGCCAAATGTGATACCGGTAACATACAAGAGATTTTTGACCTTGACAATGTAATTGCTGTTACTGACCCTGTATATCCTGTTTATGTGGACACAAATGTTATGGCTGGCAGGTCTGGCCTAATAAAGGATGATGGAATGTATGCGAATATCGTATATCTCCCATGCACTGAAGAGAACGACTTTGTACCAGCTCTTCCAGAGGAAGATGTAGACTTGATCTATCTCTGTTTCCCTAACAACCCTACCGGAACCACCTTGACAAAAGATCAATTGGCTAAATTTGTCGAATATGCAAAGGAAAATGACGCTCTCATTCTTTTCGATGCAGCTTATGAAGTATTCATAACAGAAGATGACGTTCCTCACACCATCTATGAGATTGAAGGTGCTAAGGAAGTGGCTATTGAATTTAGAAGCTTTTCAAAAACTGCAGGATTCACTGGTACACGTTGCGCTTACACTGTAGTTCCTAAGGAAATCAAGATAAAGACATCTACTGGAGATGAGCAATCTGTAAATGCTTTATGGAACAGAAGGCAGACCACAAAATTCAATGGAGTATCCTATCCTGTCCAAAAGGCTGCAGAGGCAGTTTACAGTGAAGAAGGACAAAAGGAAATTATGGAAAACATTGAATATTATTTAGAAAATGCCAGAATCATTCGCGAAAGCCTATCTGATATTGGATTGAATGTTTATGGTGGAGTTAACTCTCCTTACATTTGGGTAAAGACCCCTAATGACATGGAATCCTGGGACTTCTTTGACCTTCTTTTAGAAGATGCAAATATTGTTGGAACTCCTGGATCCGGATTTGGTCCAAGCGGTGAAGGTTATTTAAGATTAACTGCATTCAATACTTTAGAAAATACTAAAGAGGCAATGAACAGGATTTCTAAATTGTCTTTCTAA
- a CDS encoding DUF6882 domain-containing protein, which produces MEADFSLVNENDDLQDLFSKYGALALEKQENLSKLVGDSEPELDIENGIVKFGDKEFPIQLLGFLDPDEDTWSWAWDNEEIGFPEELIEEAKEVKEFGEDQNIVQFKQSMFAASFEEAHILSMTVSSIFGDDAYCGVNYGNFVFFVTIKSDEIPSSEGPEEFSNIFNEFHRRFEVNHLKALESYAMLKGYEYKYRDDFALVKIGDNRVVVGLTERKNVQSIKFILA; this is translated from the coding sequence ATGGAAGCTGATTTTAGCCTTGTTAATGAAAATGATGATTTGCAGGATTTATTCTCCAAATACGGAGCTCTTGCTTTGGAAAAACAGGAAAACCTCTCCAAGCTTGTTGGCGATAGCGAGCCTGAATTGGATATTGAAAATGGAATAGTCAAGTTTGGTGATAAGGAGTTTCCTATTCAACTTCTAGGGTTTTTAGATCCTGATGAGGACACTTGGTCATGGGCATGGGACAATGAGGAAATAGGATTCCCTGAAGAGCTCATTGAGGAAGCCAAGGAAGTTAAGGAATTTGGAGAAGATCAGAATATAGTTCAGTTTAAGCAAAGCATGTTTGCTGCAAGCTTTGAGGAAGCCCATATTTTATCCATGACTGTATCTTCAATTTTTGGAGACGACGCATACTGTGGAGTTAATTATGGAAACTTTGTATTCTTTGTAACCATAAAATCTGATGAGATTCCATCATCTGAGGGTCCTGAAGAATTCTCCAACATTTTCAATGAATTCCATCGCAGATTTGAAGTAAATCATTTAAAGGCTTTGGAATCCTATGCAATGCTTAAGGGTTATGAATACAAATACAGAGATGACTTTGCTCTTGTTAAGATTGGAGACAATAGGGTAGTTGTAGGATTAACCGAAAGAAAAAATGTTCAAAGCATTAAGTTTATTCTAGCTTAA
- a CDS encoding DUF6891 domain-containing protein, with protein sequence MDSELIEEISFEIQLLLKMGFYNDEEILEIIDDEFIEEDIPKEKLLEIFSNVKENFDCPKSDSEDFLNLKEAFLNLSKNHNILTIHNAGYDIEEGIQDSFELFTHLRNNKYEVEGFCFYSFEDIEIAIEENSLLIAFGDFEFDEDKGLKIAKTVKDELVSKGFNINWDESIDERIEIVDFNWQKAYEDRDYSMDGALSDYIELNNLED encoded by the coding sequence ATGGATAGTGAATTAATTGAAGAAATAAGCTTTGAAATTCAATTATTGCTTAAGATGGGCTTCTATAATGATGAAGAGATTTTAGAAATAATTGATGATGAATTTATTGAAGAGGACATTCCAAAGGAAAAGCTTTTAGAAATATTCTCAAATGTTAAAGAGAACTTCGATTGTCCAAAAAGCGATTCAGAAGACTTTTTGAATCTGAAAGAGGCTTTTTTAAACTTGTCTAAAAATCATAATATATTAACTATTCATAATGCCGGATACGATATTGAAGAGGGAATCCAAGACTCATTTGAACTATTCACCCATCTTAGAAACAATAAATATGAAGTGGAAGGATTCTGCTTCTATAGCTTTGAGGATATTGAAATTGCAATTGAAGAAAACAGCCTTTTAATAGCCTTTGGCGATTTTGAATTTGATGAAGATAAAGGCCTAAAGATAGCTAAGACAGTTAAAGATGAGCTAGTTTCCAAGGGATTCAATATAAATTGGGATGAAAGCATTGATGAGAGAATTGAAATAGTGGATTTCAATTGGCAAAAGGCTTATGAAGATAGGGATTATTCCATGGATGGAGCTTTAAGTGATTATATTGAATTAAATAACTTAGAAGATTAA
- a CDS encoding adenylosuccinate synthetase, producing MTCSILVGGAWGDEGKGKCITYLCDTDKPDIVARAGVGPNAGHSVEFNGEKYGLRLVPSGFVQTEAQLLIGAGVLVDPEVLFHEFDYLSKYNVRERTLVDPRCSIIEPEHKERDQASEHLAKKIGSTGSGCGPANSDRVLRTAKMAKEIPELADYLTDVSLAVNDALNDGQDVFIEGSQGFALSLYYGTYPFVTSKDTTASSFAADVGVGPTKVDEVINVFKSYISRVGEGPFPTEMSQEEAESKGLEEYGVVTGRRRRIGYFDMELAKESCRINGATQIALTCVDKLYDCARVRDYAELSQETKDFISEIEQETGVPVTIISTGPDLQDTIDLRKELL from the coding sequence ATGACTTGTAGTATATTAGTTGGAGGAGCTTGGGGAGATGAAGGCAAAGGAAAATGCATTACTTACCTTTGCGATACAGACAAACCGGATATAGTTGCTCGTGCAGGTGTAGGTCCTAATGCTGGACATTCAGTGGAATTCAATGGAGAAAAATATGGATTAAGACTTGTTCCATCTGGTTTTGTTCAAACTGAAGCCCAATTGCTTATTGGCGCTGGAGTATTAGTTGACCCTGAAGTGCTTTTCCATGAATTTGACTATTTAAGCAAATACAATGTGAGGGAGAGAACTTTAGTGGACCCTAGATGTTCAATCATCGAACCTGAACACAAAGAGAGGGATCAAGCTTCAGAGCACTTGGCTAAAAAGATAGGAAGCACAGGATCCGGTTGCGGACCTGCCAATTCAGATAGGGTTTTAAGAACTGCTAAAATGGCTAAGGAGATTCCAGAGCTTGCAGACTATTTGACTGACGTTTCTTTAGCAGTCAATGACGCTTTAAATGATGGTCAAGACGTATTCATAGAAGGCTCTCAAGGATTTGCCCTTTCATTATACTATGGAACCTATCCTTTTGTTACAAGTAAGGACACCACAGCAAGCAGCTTTGCAGCTGATGTTGGGGTAGGCCCTACTAAGGTGGATGAGGTCATCAATGTATTCAAGTCCTATATTTCCCGTGTTGGAGAAGGTCCTTTCCCAACTGAAATGAGTCAAGAGGAAGCTGAAAGCAAAGGCCTTGAAGAGTATGGTGTAGTAACTGGAAGGAGAAGAAGAATCGGTTACTTTGATATGGAGCTTGCAAAAGAGTCATGCAGAATAAATGGGGCTACTCAAATTGCTTTAACCTGTGTTGACAAGTTATATGACTGTGCACGTGTTAGGGACTATGCTGAATTGTCTCAAGAAACTAAAGACTTCATTTCAGAAATCGAGCAAGAGACTGGCGTTCCTGTAACTATTATTTCTACTGGACCAGACTTGCAAGACACTATTGATTTAAGAAAAGAATTATTATAA
- a CDS encoding coenzyme F420-0:L-glutamate ligase — translation MRCVGTVVRGIRTPIIKENDDLATIVVDSLMAAKESEGFEFRDKDIVAITEAVVAISEGNYVTVDDVAEDVAKKFPSKEIGVTNPILSRNRFSIILKGIARGMDKITLLSSFPADEVGNGILDERALDESEFNLGSVITEEDYEKNFSSWIHPFTGINMVDFYRELIESEDCEVEFVFSNDVKTILDYTNDVLTCDIHTRKKTTKMLKEKGANVYGLHEILVEPIGDSGCNPEYGLLGSNKATEERLKLFPKTGDKLVNEVQKRLIELTGKQIEVMVYGDGAFKDPVGKIWELADPVVSPAHTAGLVGYPNEIKLKYVSDNQFADLHGDELKEAIKEEIRQKAENLTGQMITEGTTPRVLTDLIGSLCDLTSGSGDKGTPVIFIQGYFDNLAND, via the coding sequence ATGAGATGTGTTGGTACAGTTGTACGCGGAATAAGAACACCTATTATTAAAGAAAACGACGATTTAGCAACTATCGTTGTAGATTCATTGATGGCAGCAAAAGAAAGTGAAGGATTTGAATTTAGAGACAAGGACATCGTTGCAATAACAGAAGCTGTTGTAGCAATTTCCGAAGGAAACTATGTGACTGTGGATGACGTTGCAGAGGATGTTGCAAAGAAATTCCCATCTAAAGAAATCGGAGTGACCAATCCTATCCTAAGCAGAAACAGATTCTCAATAATCCTAAAAGGTATTGCAAGAGGAATGGATAAGATTACCCTTTTAAGCTCTTTCCCTGCAGATGAAGTGGGAAACGGCATTTTAGACGAACGTGCTTTAGATGAAAGCGAATTCAATTTAGGAAGCGTCATCACTGAAGAGGACTACGAAAAGAACTTCAGTTCCTGGATTCATCCATTTACCGGAATCAACATGGTTGATTTCTATAGGGAATTGATTGAAAGCGAAGACTGTGAAGTTGAATTTGTCTTTTCAAATGACGTAAAGACCATTCTTGACTATACCAATGACGTCTTGACCTGTGACATCCATACAAGAAAGAAAACCACAAAAATGCTTAAGGAAAAAGGAGCAAATGTATATGGATTGCATGAGATTCTAGTTGAACCTATTGGAGATTCAGGTTGCAACCCAGAATACGGATTGCTCGGTTCCAATAAGGCAACAGAAGAAAGATTAAAACTATTCCCAAAAACAGGAGATAAATTAGTCAATGAAGTTCAAAAGAGACTTATTGAACTTACCGGCAAACAGATTGAAGTTATGGTCTATGGTGACGGAGCATTCAAGGATCCTGTCGGAAAGATTTGGGAATTGGCTGACCCTGTGGTTTCACCTGCACATACAGCAGGGCTTGTAGGCTATCCTAATGAAATCAAATTGAAATATGTTTCAGACAATCAATTCGCTGACTTGCATGGAGACGAATTGAAGGAAGCGATTAAGGAAGAGATAAGACAAAAGGCTGAAAACCTAACCGGACAGATGATTACCGAAGGAACCACTCCAAGAGTATTAACTGACTTGATTGGTTCCCTTTGTGACTTAACCAGCGGTTCTGGAGACAAAGGTACTCCTGTCATATTCATTCAAGGATACTTCGACAATTTAGCAAATGACTAA
- a CDS encoding transposase gives MKDIINPNVEIPDEQVAMAFFRSVRWVNGVYCPKCKSYNVNNRGNQGRTRRYVCKDCGSNFNDFSGTIFHKSKIPLNVMLYILFNLDEKTTTQLSEELGYSRQCISRISKLFRDKLLSNPEFFDIEE, from the coding sequence ATGAAAGATATTATTAATCCGAATGTAGAAATTCCTGATGAACAGGTAGCTATGGCATTTTTTAGAAGTGTCCGTTGGGTTAATGGGGTCTATTGTCCTAAATGCAAGTCATATAATGTCAATAACAGAGGAAACCAAGGCAGAACTCGTCGATATGTATGCAAAGATTGCGGATCTAATTTCAATGACTTTTCAGGCACAATCTTCCATAAAAGCAAGATACCGCTTAATGTAATGCTTTATATTTTATTCAATTTGGATGAAAAAACCACCACTCAATTGTCTGAAGAGTTAGGCTACAGCAGGCAATGCATCTCAAGAATATCTAAATTATTTAGGGATAAGCTATTGAGCAATCCTGAGTTTTTTGACATTGAAGAATGA